A single window of Theropithecus gelada isolate Dixy chromosome 9, Tgel_1.0, whole genome shotgun sequence DNA harbors:
- the IFIT2 gene encoding interferon-induced protein with tetratricopeptide repeats 2 gives MSENAKNSLESSLRQLKCHFTWNLMEGENSLDDFEDKVFYRTEFQNREFKATMCNLLAYLKHLKGQNKEALECLCKAEELIQQEHADQAEIRSLVTWGNYAWVYYHMGRLSDAQIYVDKVKHICEKFSSPYRIESPELDCEEGWTRLKCGGNQNERAKVCFEKALEKKPKNPEFTSGLAIASYRLDNWPPSQNTIDPLRQAIRLNPDNQYLKVLLALKLHKMREEGEEEGEGEKLVQEALEKAPGVTDVLRSAAKFYRRKDEPDKAIELLKKALEYLPNNAYLHCQIGCCYRAKVLQVMNLRENGIYGKRKLLELIGHAVAHLKKADEANDNLFRVCSILASLHALADQYEEAEYYFQKEFSKELTPVAKQLLHLRYGNFQLYQMKCEDKAIHHFIEGVKINQKSREKEKMKDKLQKIAKMRLSKNGADSEALHVLAFLQELNKKMQQADEDSERGLESGSLIPSASSWNGE, from the coding sequence TGAGAACGCTAAGAATTCTTTGGAGAGCAGCCTACGGCAACTAAAATGCCATTTCACCTGGAACTTGATGGAGGGAGAAAATTCCTTGGATGATTTTGAAGACAAAGTATTTTACCGGACTGAGTTTCAGAATCGTGAATTCAAAGCCACAATGTGCAACCTACTGGCCTATCTAAAGCACCTCAAAGGCCAAAACAAGGAAGCCCTGGAATGCTTATGTAAAGCTGAAGAGTTAATCCAGCAAGAGCATGCTGACCAAGCAGAAATCAGAAGTCTAGTCACCTGGGGAAACTATGCCTGGGTCTACTATCACATGGGCCGACTCTCAGACGCTCAGATTTATGTAGACAAGGTGAAGCACATCTGTGAGAAGTTTTCCAGTCCCTACAGAATTGAGAGTCCGGAGCTTGACTGTGAGGAAGGGTGGACACGGTTAAAGTGTGGAGGAAACCAAAATGAAAGAGCGAAGGTATGCTTTGAGAAGGCTCtggaaaagaaaccaaagaacCCAGAATTCACCTCTGGACTGGCAATAGCAAGCTACCGTCTGGACAACTGGCCACCATCTCAGAACACCATTGACCCTCTGAGGCAAGCCATTCGGCTGAATCCTGACAACCAGTACCTTAAAGTCCTCCTGGCTCTGAAGCTTCATAAGATGCGTGAAGAAGGCGaagaggaaggtgaaggagagaaGTTAGTTCAAGAAGCCTTGGAGAAAGCCCCAGGTGTAACAGATGTACTTCGCAGTGCAGCAAAGTTTTATCGAAGAAAAGATGAGCCAGACAAAGCTATTGAACTGCTTAAAAAGGCTTTAGAATACCTACCGAACAATGCCTACCTGCATTGCCAAATTGGGTGTTGCTATAGGGCAAAAGTCCTCCAAGTAATGAATCTAAGAGAGAATGGAATATATGGGAAAAGAAAGTTACTGGAACTAATAGGACACGCTGTGGCTCATCTGAAGAAAGCTGATGAGGCCAATGATAATCTCTTCCGTGTCTGTTCCATTCTTGCCAGCCTCCATGCTCTAGCAGATCAGTATGAAGAAGCAGAGTATTACTTCCAAAAGGAATTCAGTAAAGAGCTTACTCCTGTAGCGAAACAACTGCTCCATCTGCGGTATGGCAACTTTCAGCTGTATCAAATGAAGTGTGAAGACAAGGCCATCCACCACTTTATAGAGGGagtaaaaataaaccagaaatcaagggagaaagaaaagatgaaagacaaaCTGCAAAAAATTGCCAAAATGCGACTTTCTAAAAATGGAGCAGATTCTGAGGCTTTGCATGTCTTGGCATTCCTTCAGGAGCTGAATAAAAAAATGCAACAAGCAGATGAAGACTCTGAGAGGGGTTTGGAGTCTGGAAGCCTCATCCCTTCAGCATCAAGCTGGAATGGGGAATGA
- the IFIT3 gene encoding interferon-induced protein with tetratricopeptide repeats 3, with amino-acid sequence MSEVTKNSLEQILPQLKCHFTWNLFKEESVSRDLEDRVCNQIEFLNTEFKATMYNLLAYIKHLDGKNEAALECLRQAEELIQQEHADQAEIRSLVTWGNYAWVYYHLGRLSDAQIYVDKVKQTCKKFSNPYSIEYPELDCEEGWTQLKCGRNERAKVCFEKALEEKPNNPEFSSGLAIAMYHLDNNPEKQFSTDVLKQAIELSPDNQYVKVLLGLKLQKMNKEAEGEQLVEEALEKAPCQTDVLRSAAKFYRRKGDLDKAIELFQRALESTPSNGYLYHQIGCCYKAKVRQMQNTGESEASGNKEKIEALKQYAMDYSNKALEKGLNPLDAYSDLAEFLEAGCYQTPFSKEDPDAEKQQSHQHYCNLQKYNGKSEDTALQRGLEGLSISKKSTEKEEIKDQPQNVSENLLPQNAPNYWYHQGLIHKQNGDLLQAVKCYEKELGRLLRNAPSGIGSFFLSASELEDGSEEMGQDAVSSNPRELVSNSE; translated from the exons ATGAg TGAGGTCACCAAGAATTCCCTGGAGCAAATCCTTCCACAACTGAAATGCCATTTCACCTGGAACTTATTCAAGGAAGAAAGTGTCTCAAGGGATCTGGAAGACAGAGTGTGTAACcagattgaatttttaaatactgaGTTCAAAGCTACAATGTACAACTTGTTGGCCTACATAAAACACCTAGATGGTAAAAACGAGGCAGCCCTGGAATGCTTACGGCAAGCTGAAGAGTTAATCCAGCAAGAGCATGCTGACCAAGCAGAAATCAGAAGTCTAGTCACTTGGGGAAACTATGCCTGGGTCTACTATCACTTGGGCAGACTCTCAGATGCTCAGATTTATGTAGACAAGGTAAAACAAACCTGCAAGAAATTTTCAAATCCATACAGTATTGAGTATCCTGAACTTGACTGTGAGGAAGGGTGGACACAACTGAAGTGTGGAAGAAATGAAAGGGCGAAGGTGTGTTTTGAGAAGGCTCTGGAAGAAAAACCTAACAACCCAGAATTCTCCTCTGGACTGGCAATTGCGATGTACCATCTGGATAATAACCCAGAGAAACAGTTTTCTACTGATGTTTTGAAACAGGCCATTGAGCTGAGTCCTGATAACCAGTATGTCAAGGTTCTCTTGGGCCTCAAACTGCAGAAGATGAATAAAGAAGCCGAAGGAGAGCAGTTGGTTGAAGAAGCCTTGGAAAAGGCTCCTTGCCAAACAGATGTCCTCCGCAGTGCAGCcaaattttacagaagaaaaggtGACCTAGACAAAGCTATTGAACTGTTTCAACGGGCATTGGAATCCACACCAAGCAATGGCTACCTCTATCACCAGATTGGGTGCTGCTATAAGGCAAAAGTAAGGCAAATGCAGAATACAGGAGAATCTGAAGCTAGTGGAAATAAAGAGAAGATTGAAGCACTAAAGCAATATGCTATGGACTATTCGAATAAAGCTCTTGAGAAGGGACTGAATCCTCTGGATGCGTACTCCGATCTTGCTGAGTTCCTGGAGGCAGGATGTTATCAGACACCATTCAGTAAGGAAGACCCTGATGCTGAGAAGCAACAATCCCATCAGCACTATTGCAACCTTCAGAAATATAACGGGAAGTCTGAAGACACTGCTCTCCAACGTGGTTTAGAGGGTTTGTCCATAAGCAAAAAATCAACTGAGAAGGAAGAGATCAAAGACCAACCACAGAATGTATCTGAAAATCTGCTTCCACAAAATGCACCAAATTATTGGTATCATCAAGGATTAATTCATAAGCAGAATGGAGATCTGCTGCAAGCAGTCAAATGTTATGAGAAGGAACTGGGCCGCCTGCTAAGGAATGCCCCTTCAGGCATCGGCAGTTTTTTCCTGTCAGCATCTGAGCTTGAGGATGGCAGTGAGGAAATGGGCCAGGACGCAGTCAGCTCCAATCCTAGAGAGCTCGTCTCTAACTCAGAGTAA